The genomic segment TAGGTAAAACAGTAGTTGATTCCGTTTTGAATCCATATAAAATAACAACTCATATGTTGGCTGCTTTAGTGATTGTCGCGGTGCAATTGTATGTGATATATTCCGTCCAAGAAAAGCAAAAAATAAAATCGTTGGATACAGAATTCAAATGGGTTTTATTAATAACATTGGTTTTAACCATCCTACAAGTCATTTTTGGAACGCAAGTTAGAGAATCTGTAGATACTGTTGTAGAATCAGGTTTACCTAAAGAGGTTTGGTTGCAAAATCCTAAAGGAGGTTTCTATACTCACCGAAGTTTTTCAATTTTAGTGGTTTGTGCCAATGCTTTTTTGTTTTGGAGAAATAGAAAACTAGAATTAGGATTTACTAAAATGAATTGGGTAATAGGACTTCTTTGCATTGAAATTCTTTCTGGAATTGCGATGTATTATTTTAATTTCCCATTCGGATCTCAAACGATTCATATCGTAATGGCTACCCTTTTATTTGGCTTACAATTCTATTTAGTTTTGGAAAACTTCAAAAAAACAAACAATTATAACCGACTATAATGTCACAATATCGTCTTAACCATAATCAATGTCTAAACTAGCCGCTCAAGATAAATTTTTAGATTTATCAGATTACGGAAGACCTTTTGGAAAATTTCTTGCCAATAGCTTAAAAAATACGCGCTTTACTCCTATTCATGTCACATTATTGTTTGGCATTACTGGACTAATCGCGATGTATTGTATTTTTAACCGAAGCTATGTATGGGCGGGCTTTTTTATTGTTTTAAAGTCTGGAATAGACGCAGCCGATGGTGAATTAGCTCGTTTAAAAAACACGCCCTCCTATGTTGGTAGGTACCTTGATAGTGTGTTTGACATTATTTTAAATTTTCTGTTTTTAATGACGATTTGTTATGTATCTCAAACTTCATTTTGGCTTACTTTAATTGCATTTTTTTGCATTCAATTGCAAGGTACTTTGTACAACTACTACTATGTGATTCTGAGAAATAAATCGGTTGGTGGTGATACAACTAGTAAGGTATTTGAATACAAAACACCGAGAGCTTTACCTGGAGAAACTCAAAAATCAGTCAATATTTTATTCAAAATCTATACTATAGTTTATGGCGGTTTTGATAAAATTATTCATGCCTTAGACAGCGATGCCTATAAGGTAAAAACCTTGCCCAATTGGTTTATGACCTTAGTTTCCTTGTATGGATTAGGATTTCAATTACTAATTATCGCAGTGCTTTTACCATTAGGTCAAATCGAATGGATTATTCCTTTTTTTAT from the Flavobacterium ammonificans genome contains:
- a CDS encoding COX15/CtaA family protein codes for the protein MKKYFPKSAKIALILVYLVILAGALVRMTGSGMGCPDWPKCFGYYIPPTEEKELLYTVGKEYSKGQVIIKNEGLLVAKDDFTAPTNFESTHWVKYTKHDYAVFNPFHTWVEYLNRLVGALAGIACLIALVFSFGFWKENKKLVFLNLLICFLMGFQAWLGKTVVDSVLNPYKITTHMLAALVIVAVQLYVIYSVQEKQKIKSLDTEFKWVLLITLVLTILQVIFGTQVRESVDTVVESGLPKEVWLQNPKGGFYTHRSFSILVVCANAFLFWRNRKLELGFTKMNWVIGLLCIEILSGIAMYYFNFPFGSQTIHIVMATLLFGLQFYLVLENFKKTNNYNRL
- a CDS encoding CDP-alcohol phosphatidyltransferase family protein is translated as MSKLAAQDKFLDLSDYGRPFGKFLANSLKNTRFTPIHVTLLFGITGLIAMYCIFNRSYVWAGFFIVLKSGIDAADGELARLKNTPSYVGRYLDSVFDIILNFLFLMTICYVSQTSFWLTLIAFFCIQLQGTLYNYYYVILRNKSVGGDTTSKVFEYKTPRALPGETQKSVNILFKIYTIVYGGFDKIIHALDSDAYKVKTLPNWFMTLVSLYGLGFQLLIIAVLLPLGQIEWIIPFFIAYSILIFILIGIRKTYFN